In Nicotiana tabacum cultivar K326 chromosome 21, ASM71507v2, whole genome shotgun sequence, one DNA window encodes the following:
- the LOC142175168 gene encoding uncharacterized protein LOC142175168 — protein MKRFYTATSKILNSSSTSQDLSNLEERTNESEQEQHQHSERVNLDTLEVDPGERLTILKYHPNDRDAIRRTYLQRGAFQPREHKFPQRNFYGKLCPFNPQWFSEYGWLKYSVTIDAAFCFYCYLFQDECIKQGGGDVFSSVGFTSWNKKYRSDMHISGPNSIHNQSRKKSNDLLRQKQFIQSVLAKQSDQQKLEYRIRLEAAVDVIRYLLHQGLSFRGHRED, from the coding sequence ATGAAGAGATTCTATACTGCAACTTCCAAAATTCTAAATTCAAGTTCAACATCTCAAGATTTATCTAATTTGGAAGAAAGGACTAATGAGTCGGAACAAGAGCAACATCAACACAGTGAAAGAGTTAATTTAGACACGTTAGAAGTTGATCCCGGGGAAAGATTAACAATTCTAAAATATCATCCAAATGACCGTGATGCAATACGAAGAACATATCTTCAAAGAGGTGCTTTCCAACCTCGAGAGCACAAATTTCCTCAAAGAAATTTTTATGGTAAATTGTGTCCCTTTAATCCTCAATGGTTTTCTGAATATGGTTGGTTGAAGTATAGCGTAACAATAGATGCAGCTTTTTGCttctattgttatttgtttcaagATGAATGCATCAAACAAGGGGGAGGAGATGTATTTTCAAGCGTAGGATTTACAAGTTGGAACAAGAAGTATAGATCTGATATGCATATTAGTGGACCCAATAGTATTCATAATCAGTCaagaaagaaaagtaatgatTTGTTGAGACAAAAACAATTCATTCAAAGTGTACTTGCTAAACAATCTGATCAACAAAAGCTAGAATATCGGATTCGTTTAGAGGCTGCAGTTGATGTGATAAGATATCTTTTACACCAAGGATTATCATTTCGAGGACATCGTGAAGATTAA
- the LOC107781054 gene encoding uncharacterized protein LOC107781054 produces MAIILRYVDRRGSVMERFIGIVHVRETITLSLKNGIIGLLAQHSLSPSSIRGQCYDGASNMQGDINELKILMQKESKGAHSIHCFAHQLQLTLVAVSKRCDEVQELLLVVSDILNMARSYFKRRDELREFQVEEIEEALRKSELETGRGLNQELGLARARDTRWGSHFKSFNNFILMLGPIIDVLDAIAVNARFEEKCKAKGYLKACLTFEIVFMLHFMRTILAIKNELNVAFQKKEQDIANAMILVRVEKDRLQLLREKGWASLIDEVSKFCIKYDILIPNFDEPYVILRRSRRRVAEYNFFHHYHAVVFCKIIDWQFQELNNRFDEVTTELLLRVACLNPVNSFSSFDIEKILRLAKLYTDDFDKYSIVDLHFQLENYIVDVRDHDNRFFDLKDLVIFIRN; encoded by the coding sequence ATGGCTATTATTTTGAGGTATGTTGATAGAAGGGGAAGTGTGATGGAGCGATTTATTGGTATTGTTCATGTTCGTGAAACTATTACTTTGTCTCTAAAGAATGGAATTATTGGTTTACTTGCTCAACATTCTTTAAGTCCATCTTCCATACGGGGACAATGTTACGATGGAGCAAGCAATATGCAAGGTGATATAAATGAGCTTAAAATCTTGATGCAAAAAGAAAGTAAAGGTGCCCATTCTATTCATTGTTTTGCTCATCAGCTTCAACTAACTCTTGTTGCAGTGTCTAAAAGATGTGATGAAGTGCAAGAACTTTTATTGGTTGTTTCCGATATCTTAAATATGGCGAGATCTTATTTCAAGCGTAGAGATGAACTTCGCGAATTTCAAgtggaagaaattgaagaagcATTACGTAAAAGTGAGCTTGAAACTGGTAGGGGCTTAAATCAAGAATTAGGTCTTGCTAGAGCTAGAGATACTCGATGGGGTTCTCACTTCAAATCCTTTAACAATTTTATTCTTATGTTAGGCCCTATCATTGATGTACTTGATGCAATTGCTGTTAATGCACGTTTTGAAGAAAAGTGTAAGGCAAAGGGATACCTTAAAGCATGTTTAACATTTGAGATTGTCTTCATGTTGCATTTTATGCGCACTATTTTAGCAATCAAAAATGAGCTTAATGTTGCCTTTCAAAAGAAAGAGCAAGATATTGCAAATGCTATGATACTTGTTAGAGTGGAAAAAGATCGATTGCAACTTCTAAGAGAGAAAGGTTGGGCTTCACTTATTGATGAGGTATCTAAGTTTTGTATCAAATATGACATATTGATACCTAACTTTGATGAACCTTATGTTATCCTTAGAAGATCACGTCGTAGAGTTGCAGAGTACAATTTTTTTCATCACTACCATGCTGTAGTATTCTGTAAAATTATTGACTGGCAATTTCAAGAACTCAATAACCGCTTTGATGAGGTGACAACTGAATTGCTTCTTAGAGTTGCTTGCTTGAACCCAGTTAactctttttcaagttttgacatTGAAAAGATATTGAGATTAGCGAAGCTATATACTGATGATTTTGATAAATATTCTATAGTTGACCTTCATTTTCAGCTTGAGAATTACATTGTTGATGTCAGAGATCATGACAACAGGTTTTTCGATCTTAAGGACTTGGTGATCTTTATAAGAAACTAG